In a single window of the Desulfovibrio mangrovi genome:
- a CDS encoding type 1 glutamine amidotransferase domain-containing protein — MQTLTGKRVLMFVDDVYEDLELWYPKLRLEEAGAEVVVAGPQKGHTYAGKHGYPCTADAAIADMDHNTFDMLVLAGGFAPDKLRRDHKVLEITRAMHEAGKLIAHICHAGWIPISAKIMKGYRCTSTPGIKDDLENAGAIWENKSVVVDRNQISSRRPSDLPDFCRAILEYAAEK; from the coding sequence ATGCAGACCCTTACAGGCAAACGTGTCCTTATGTTCGTGGACGATGTTTATGAAGACCTTGAGCTCTGGTATCCGAAGCTTCGTCTGGAGGAAGCCGGCGCGGAAGTTGTGGTCGCCGGTCCCCAAAAGGGCCACACCTACGCTGGCAAGCACGGCTATCCATGCACAGCCGATGCCGCCATTGCAGATATGGACCATAACACCTTCGACATGCTCGTGCTGGCTGGTGGATTCGCCCCGGACAAACTGCGCCGCGATCACAAGGTGCTGGAGATTACCCGCGCAATGCATGAAGCAGGCAAGCTTATTGCCCACATCTGCCACGCGGGATGGATCCCGATCTCTGCCAAGATCATGAAGGGCTATCGCTGCACATCCACTCCCGGGATCAAGGATGACCTTGAGAATGCGGGGGCCATCTGGGAAAACAAGTCCGTTGTTGTCGACCGCAACCAGATCAGCAGCCGCCGCCCATCCGACCTGCCGGACTTCTGCCGCGCCATTCTGGAATATGCGGCCGAAAAATAG
- a CDS encoding HDOD domain-containing protein, whose translation MITKEILESISPEAREKAKTSLKLRFRYTNHDHPFVAQLIRFAYSELLERLAQGIDTGEIPEPPTPSENLMPPSFSRKFTMDSILQQRINLVALPQLVVQLQEAINSPKVSASDIAKIISNDVKLTASLLRLVNSPLYGLVSKVETVSRAVAIIGFRPLASLAMGATLISGFNKQLHGTSLEEFWLHSIACASIAKRLAEQTGRTEPERYFVDGLLHDIGRLFILGGFPDEAETVYNYAIGRGLSLHLAEDAVFGFSHVEIGSNILDKWNLSPATTHAVRFHHTPDEAPEDDIDDHHIIHLADAMAKALGYYARGDYYVPTVSQLSWEKLGLTPQQLEETIANLHLEIETVSQIMLHSSL comes from the coding sequence ATGATCACGAAAGAAATACTGGAATCCATTTCTCCCGAAGCGCGCGAAAAGGCCAAAACGTCTCTCAAGCTCCGCTTCAGGTATACAAACCACGACCATCCCTTCGTGGCGCAACTTATTCGTTTTGCATACAGCGAATTGCTGGAACGCCTCGCCCAAGGCATTGATACAGGAGAGATTCCGGAGCCGCCGACACCTTCGGAAAACCTGATGCCGCCAAGCTTCTCCCGCAAGTTCACCATGGACTCCATCCTTCAGCAGCGCATCAACCTCGTTGCACTCCCGCAACTGGTCGTTCAGCTACAGGAAGCGATTAATTCCCCCAAGGTCTCAGCCAGCGACATTGCCAAAATCATCAGCAACGACGTCAAGCTTACCGCCTCTCTGCTACGTCTCGTGAACAGCCCATTGTACGGACTGGTTTCCAAGGTGGAGACCGTCTCCAGAGCGGTTGCGATCATCGGTTTCAGGCCTCTGGCCAGCCTTGCCATGGGGGCGACGCTTATCAGCGGTTTCAACAAGCAATTGCACGGCACTTCGCTTGAAGAATTCTGGTTGCACAGCATTGCCTGCGCTTCCATTGCCAAACGGCTGGCTGAGCAAACCGGCAGGACTGAGCCCGAACGCTACTTTGTTGACGGTCTGCTTCATGATATCGGCCGCCTGTTCATTCTGGGCGGCTTTCCGGACGAGGCCGAGACCGTCTACAACTATGCCATCGGCCGCGGCTTGTCCCTGCATTTGGCCGAAGATGCTGTCTTCGGATTCAGCCATGTGGAGATCGGTTCCAACATACTCGACAAATGGAATCTAAGCCCTGCCACGACCCATGCCGTCCGTTTCCATCATACGCCGGATGAAGCGCCGGAGGATGACATCGACGATCATCACATCATCCACCTTGCAGATGCGATGGCCAAAGCGCTTGGTTACTATGCCCGAGGCGACTACTACGTCCCCACAGTCTCCCAGCTCTCCTGGGAGAAACTCGGACTCACGCCCCAGCAATTGGAAGAAACCATTGCCAACCTGCACCTTGAGATAGAAACCGTCTCGCAGATCATGCTGCATTCGTCGTTATAA
- a CDS encoding NAD-dependent epimerase/dehydratase family protein produces the protein MPSASRPACLVTGCAGFVGSHLTDTLLAMGFSVVGVDIRPASEARNLAEAFKNDQFHYVERDITHHEVLASATAVCPDIQYVFHLAAVVMVAFSMEHPELTMATNYTATKALHEEAMRAGAKAFIFAGSAAEYGDDPRLPLREEYATAETVHNSPYGRSKYLSSTLMQESGFGCSLRFFNIFGPRQDPSSPYSGVVSKFITQAVAGEDMTIFGDGGQTRDFIYVSDVVQSYLIAAGIVPAPSTGSTAPLGGIFNVGTGNSISIKQLADKVVANTGKGSSILFGPCRAGDIYHSQADISRFTRQTGFKATVPFEEGLDRTINWMRTEQID, from the coding sequence ATGCCCTCAGCATCCAGACCTGCCTGCCTTGTTACCGGTTGCGCAGGCTTCGTAGGAAGCCACCTGACCGATACCCTGCTTGCAATGGGATTTTCTGTTGTCGGAGTTGATATCCGCCCCGCAAGCGAAGCAAGGAACCTTGCGGAAGCTTTCAAAAACGATCAGTTCCACTATGTGGAGCGGGACATCACCCATCACGAAGTGCTCGCCTCGGCAACCGCCGTCTGTCCCGACATTCAGTATGTCTTTCATCTGGCTGCCGTGGTCATGGTTGCCTTTTCCATGGAACATCCGGAACTGACCATGGCCACCAACTATACCGCAACAAAGGCGCTGCATGAGGAGGCTATGCGGGCGGGCGCAAAGGCGTTCATCTTTGCTGGTTCCGCTGCCGAATACGGCGATGATCCCCGCCTGCCCCTCAGAGAGGAATACGCAACGGCGGAAACCGTCCACAACAGTCCTTACGGTCGTTCAAAGTACCTTTCCTCCACCCTCATGCAGGAAAGCGGTTTCGGCTGCTCGTTGCGTTTTTTCAATATCTTCGGACCGCGGCAGGATCCCAGCAGTCCATATAGCGGCGTTGTCTCCAAGTTCATCACGCAGGCTGTGGCCGGAGAGGATATGACCATTTTCGGAGACGGCGGTCAGACACGCGACTTCATCTATGTCTCAGACGTGGTGCAATCCTACCTCATAGCAGCAGGCATTGTTCCGGCTCCCTCCACAGGCAGCACGGCACCGCTTGGTGGCATCTTCAATGTGGGCACAGGAAACTCCATCAGCATCAAGCAACTCGCCGACAAGGTAGTAGCCAATACCGGCAAGGGCAGCAGCATCCTGTTCGGCCCCTGCCGTGCCGGTGATATTTACCATTCACAGGCTGACATTTCCCGCTTTACGAGGCAAACTGGATTCAAAGCTACTGTACCGTTTGAAGAAGGTCTCGACCGCACCATAAACTGGATGCGGACCGAACAGATTGATTAG